The proteins below come from a single Miscanthus floridulus cultivar M001 chromosome 1, ASM1932011v1, whole genome shotgun sequence genomic window:
- the LOC136467880 gene encoding UDP-glucose flavonoid 3-O-glucosyltransferase 7-like, whose translation MYTSAYVFEAVIKKTQQISCATLNTTDLQGIAEESNCCVFCAEYCSPRPSSSVASSGDTAAPRMYFIPFPTPGHALPMSDLARLFASRGADATLVLTCANAARLGGPVARAAAAGLRIRIIALTLPAEVAGLTGGHKSADDLPNRELAGPFAIAVDLLAPLFADLLRRQPADAVVFDGVLPWAATAAPELGIPRYAFTGTGCFTLAEQRALLLHSPQNGVASDTEPFLVPGLPDAVRLTRSRLAEATLPGAHSREFLNRMFDAERATSGWVVNSFADLEQRYIEHYEKDTGKPVFAVGPVCLINGDGDGDDTLERGRGGEADTAAEAARVLRWLDTKPARSVVYVCFPEMQRLIYQRPLSLYSHSDWLLYVTCTVLFARFSRCRTTR comes from the exons ATGTATACTAGCGCATATGTGTTTGAAGCTGTTATAAAAAAAACACAGCAAATCAGCTGTGCAACCCTCAATACCACTG ATTTGCAGGGAATTGCTGAAGAATCCAATTGTTGTGTGTTTTGTGCTGAATATTG CTCTCCTCGGCCGTCATCGTCCGTAGCGTCGTCAGGGGACACGGCGGCGCCGCGCATGTACTTCATCCCGTTCCCGACGCCGGGGCACGCGCTGCCGATGTCCGACCTCGCCCGCCTCTTCGCGTCCCGCGGCGCCGACGCCACGCTCGTCCTCACGTGCGCCAACGCCGCCAGGCTCGGTGGCCCCGTCGCCCGCGCGGCCGCCGCGGGCCTCCGCATCCGTATCATCGCTCTCACGCTGCCCGCAGAGGTCGCCGGGCTCACGGGTGGTCACAAGAGCGCCGACGACCTTCCCAACCGCGAGCTCGCCGGGCCTTTCGCGATCGCAGTGGACCTTCTCGCGCCGCTCTTCGCTGATCTCCTGCGCCGCCAGCCTGCCGACGCCGTCGTGTTTGACGGTGTCCTCCCGTGGGCTGCCACTGCCGCCCCGGAGCTCGGCATCCCGCGGTACGCGTTCACCGGCACGGGGTGCTTCACGCTCGCGGAGCAGCGTGCTCTGCTGCTCCACAGCCCACAGAATGGCGTGGCGTCGGACACCGAGCCGTTCCTCGTGCCGGGCCTCCCCGACGCGGTGCGGCTCACCAGGTCGAGGCTCGCCGAGGCGACGCTCCCGGGCGCGCACTCGCGTGAGTTCTTGAACCGCATGTTCGACGCCGAGCGCGCCACGTCCGGGTGGGTCGTCAACTCGTTCGCAGACCTCGAGCAGAGGTACATCGAACACTACGAGAAGGATACGGGGAAGCCGGTGTTCGCCGTCGGGCCGGTCTGCCtcatcaacggcgacggcgacggcgacgacaccCTGGAGCGCGGCCGCGGCGGGGAGGCCGATACGGCCGCCGAGGCCGCGCGGGTGCTGAGGTGGCTGGACACGAAACCCGCACGGTCGGTGGTCTACGTCTGCTTCCCTGAAATGCAACGCCTTATTTATCAGCGGCCGTTGAGTCTATATTCGCATAGCGATTGGTTGCTTTATGTGACATGTACTGTTCTTTTTGCACGTTTTTCCAGATGCAGAACCACGAGGTGA
- the LOC136550227 gene encoding UDP-glucose 6-dehydrogenase 4-like, with the protein MVKICCLGAGYVGGPTMAVIALKCPAIEVCVVDISVPRIAAWNSDQLPIYEPGLDDVVKQCRGRNLFFSNDIEKHVAEADIIFVSVNTPTKTRGLGAGKAADLTYWESAARMIADVAKSDKIVVEKSTVPVKTAEAIEKILTHNSKGINFQILSNPEFLAEGTAIEDLFKPDRVLIGGRETPEGQKAVKALKDVYANWVPEDRILTTNLWSAELSKLAANAFLAQRISSVNAISALCEATGANVAEVSYAVGKDSRIGPRFLNASVGFGGSCFQKDILNLVYICECNGLPEVANYWKQVIKINDYQKSRFVNRVVSSMFNTVSGKKIAVLGFAFKKDTGDTRETAAIDVCKGLLGDKAKISIYDPQVTEDQIQRDLAMNKFDWDHPIHLQPMSPTAVKQVSVTWDAYEATKGAHGICILTEWDEFKALDYKKIYDSMQKPAFLFDGRNVIDADKMREIGFIVYSIGKPLDPWLKDMPAVA; encoded by the coding sequence ATGGTGAAGATATGCTGTCTTGGTGCTGGATATGTTGGTGGCCCAACCATGGCTGTCATTGCACTGAAATGCCCTGCTATTGAAGTTTGTGTTGTCGACATTTCAGTTCCACGCATTGCAGCATGGAACAGCGACCAGCTCCCAATTTATGAGCCAGGCCTTGATGATGTGGTCAAGCAGTGCCGTGGCAGGAACCTATTTTTCAGCAATGACATTGAGAAGCATGTTGCTGAGGCTGATATCATCTTCGTCTCTGTCAACACACCAACCAAGACCCGTGGTCTTGGGGCTGGCAAAGCTGCAGATCTAACCTACTGGGAGAGTGCAGCCCGCATGATAGCAGATGTGGCCAAGTCTGACAAGATTGTTGTTGAGAAGTCCACTGTCCCTGTCAAGACTGCTGAAGCCATTGAGAAGATCTTGACACACAATAGTAAGGGAATTAACTTCCAGATCCTCTCAAACCCAGAGTTCCTTGCAGAGGGCACAGCAATTGAGGACCTTTTCAAGCCTGACCGTGTGCTCATCGGTGGTCGGGAGACTCCAGAAGGCCAGAAGGCTGTTAAGGCTCTGAAGGATGTCTATGCCAATTGGGTCCCCGAGGATCGCATTCTCACAACCAACCTATGGTCAGCTGAGCTGTCCAAGCTTGCAGCAAATGCCTTCTTGGCTCAGAGGATCTCTTCAGTGAACGCGATCTCAGCTCTGTGTGAGGCCACTGGTGCCAATGTGGCAGAGGTGTCCTATGCTGTAGGCAAGGATTCGAGGATCGGACCCAGATTCTTGAATGCTAGTGTTGGTTTTGGAGGCTCCTGCTTCCAGAAGGATATCCTCAACCTTGTGTACATCTGCGAGTGCAATGGACTGCCTGAGGTCGCAAACTACTGGAAGCAGGTTATCAAGATCAATGactaccagaagagcagatttgTGAACCGTGTGGTGTCTTCCATGTTCAACACTGTATCTGGAAAGAAGATTGCAGTGCTTGGCTTTGCATTCAAGAAGGACACCGGTGACACGAGGGAGACTGCGGCCATTGATGTCTGCAAGGGCCTTCTTGGAGACAAGGCCAAGATTAGCATCTATGACCCGCAGGTGACCGAGGACCAGATCCAGCGTGATCTTGCAATGAACAAGTTCGACTGGGACCACCCAATCCACCTGCAGCCAATGAGCCCAACCGCAGTGAAGCAGGTCTCTGTGACCTGGGATGCGTATGAAGCCACCAAGGGCGCACATGGTATCTGCATCCTGACTGAGTGGGATGAGTTCAAAGCTCTCGACTACAAGAAGATCTATGACAGCATGCAGAAGCCTGCGTTCTTGTTCGATGGCCGCAATGTAATTGATGCTGACAAGATGCGGGAGATTGGCTTCATTGTTTACTCCATAGGGAAGCCCCTTGACCCCTGGCTCAAGGATATGCCTGCCGTGGCTTAA